From the uncultured Fibrobacter sp. genome, one window contains:
- the nhaA gene encoding Na+/H+ antiporter NhaA, with protein sequence MSAKVTSSDKVNDLFPETPVRKIITPIERLMKVETTGGIVLIIMTVAALIWANLSPETYHHFWHMPFTLKIGDWIGNGDLHWLINDALMTIFFFNIGLEVKGEMTYGELHNPKAASLPIIAAAGGMLFPALIYLTLCPHGENSAAHGWGIPTATDIAFVVGCMAILGKKVPHALRVMILTLAIADDIGAILVIAIGYPSGDGINFAALGAGFALLVLINVLFRIGVRNLLLHGVIGVAVWAFFVKSGVHPTIAGVLLGLSVPAKAVIANSKMAHFASNVGGVLSGESQDRNAKYEVFTMLKRGASESISMQERLFKPLVPWVNFFIMPLFALSNAGVEIKLGGVEVPVMGAVALALIFGKPIGIFLFSVLAVKVGVSVKPSYSWKILWGGGMLAGIGFTMALFVASLAFDVGDRQDSAKLGILMGSFCAAIFGTIYMSIVSKAHHE encoded by the coding sequence ATGTCAGCAAAAGTTACCAGTAGCGATAAAGTCAACGATTTGTTCCCGGAAACCCCGGTCCGTAAGATTATCACCCCGATTGAACGCCTGATGAAGGTGGAAACGACGGGTGGAATTGTTCTTATCATCATGACGGTTGCGGCCCTGATTTGGGCGAACCTGAGTCCAGAAACCTACCATCATTTTTGGCACATGCCATTTACGTTGAAGATTGGCGACTGGATTGGCAATGGTGATTTGCATTGGCTCATCAACGACGCCTTGATGACGATATTCTTCTTCAATATCGGCCTCGAAGTCAAGGGCGAGATGACTTACGGTGAGTTGCACAACCCGAAGGCGGCGAGTTTGCCTATCATTGCCGCTGCGGGTGGTATGCTTTTCCCGGCGCTCATTTACTTGACGCTCTGCCCGCATGGCGAAAACAGCGCGGCGCACGGTTGGGGTATCCCGACGGCGACGGATATCGCGTTCGTGGTGGGCTGCATGGCCATTCTCGGCAAGAAGGTGCCGCATGCCTTGCGCGTGATGATTTTGACTTTGGCGATTGCCGACGATATTGGTGCTATCCTCGTGATTGCGATTGGCTACCCGAGCGGCGACGGCATCAACTTCGCGGCTCTCGGTGCGGGTTTTGCCCTGCTTGTCTTGATTAATGTGCTGTTCCGCATTGGCGTGCGCAACCTGTTGCTGCACGGCGTCATCGGTGTCGCGGTTTGGGCGTTCTTTGTCAAGAGCGGCGTGCACCCGACTATCGCGGGCGTGCTTCTGGGCCTCTCGGTTCCGGCCAAGGCCGTCATTGCCAACAGCAAGATGGCGCATTTTGCAAGCAACGTGGGCGGAGTCCTCTCGGGCGAATCCCAGGACCGCAACGCAAAATACGAAGTGTTTACCATGCTCAAGCGCGGCGCGAGCGAAAGTATTTCCATGCAGGAACGCCTGTTCAAGCCTCTTGTCCCGTGGGTCAACTTCTTTATCATGCCTCTGTTCGCGTTGAGCAACGCAGGTGTCGAAATCAAGCTCGGTGGCGTGGAAGTCCCGGTGATGGGTGCCGTGGCGCTGGCCTTGATCTTTGGCAAGCCTATCGGTATTTTCCTGTTCAGCGTGCTTGCCGTGAAGGTGGGCGTGTCGGTGAAACCGAGCTACAGCTGGAAGATCCTTTGGGGCGGCGGCATGCTTGCCGGTATCGGCTTTACGATGGCGCTGTTTGTCGCAAGCCTTGCGTTCGATGTGGGTGACCGTCAGGATTCTGCCAAGCTCGGCATCTTGATGGGCAGCTTCTGTGCCGCAATATTCGGCACCATCTACATGAGCATCGTGTCCAAGGCGCACCACGAGTAA
- a CDS encoding GIY-YIG nuclease family protein — protein MLRCLGNRIYTGYATDVEARFEQHKAGKGAKFTHAFPPECILKTFELESLEKALRLEARVKKLPRLQKEKLVAGDETLTEKLMAGLAETLVEKKTRVRRERRAKGATKRRAKSSRKA, from the coding sequence ATGCTCCGTTGCTTGGGCAACCGTATATATACGGGCTACGCGACGGATGTAGAAGCTCGCTTTGAACAACATAAGGCTGGGAAGGGCGCGAAATTTACGCATGCGTTTCCGCCTGAATGTATCTTGAAAACTTTTGAACTTGAAAGCCTCGAAAAGGCCCTGCGCCTGGAGGCCCGTGTCAAGAAATTGCCCCGCCTGCAAAAAGAAAAACTTGTCGCGGGTGACGAAACTTTGACCGAAAAGTTAATGGCGGGGCTTGCCGAAACGTTGGTGGAAAAAAAGACCCGTGTGCGCCGCGAGCGCCGTGCCAAAGGTGCTACAAAACGCCGTGCAAAATCTAGCCGAAAAGCCTAG
- a CDS encoding sulfite exporter TauE/SafE family protein: MIDADVWQYAQYPAFFILGLVVSLINSIAGGGSTLSLPIMIFLGMPATVANGTNRIGLIIGNFSSAINLMKHGYLNKKIFLQLLLPTIAGTAIGAVFLVHIGDRTFQAILACVICLVVVMSNLRKDILGKPPAMPPEKLTWKGALGFALISIYGCIVQVGVGFVQIFGLTRYTGLDPIRVNALKNTLTNVFLLISTTVLGIAGKINWPIAIVMAAGAWLGGYCGSFLQRKKGNKFIQHFISATSIAMAIYLVIDLIIS; encoded by the coding sequence GTGATTGACGCCGATGTTTGGCAATACGCGCAGTACCCAGCGTTTTTTATCCTTGGGTTAGTTGTCAGCCTCATCAACAGCATCGCAGGCGGCGGTTCCACACTGAGCTTGCCCATCATGATATTCCTCGGCATGCCCGCGACCGTCGCAAACGGCACGAACCGCATTGGGCTTATCATCGGGAATTTCAGCAGCGCCATCAACCTGATGAAGCACGGCTACCTGAACAAGAAGATTTTCCTGCAGCTGCTCCTGCCCACCATCGCCGGAACCGCCATCGGAGCCGTTTTCCTGGTGCACATCGGCGACCGCACATTCCAGGCCATACTCGCCTGCGTCATCTGCCTCGTCGTGGTGATGAGCAACCTGCGCAAAGACATTCTCGGTAAGCCACCTGCAATGCCACCAGAAAAACTCACCTGGAAAGGCGCCCTCGGCTTCGCACTGATTTCCATTTACGGGTGCATTGTGCAAGTGGGCGTGGGTTTTGTACAAATTTTCGGGCTCACGCGTTACACCGGGCTCGATCCCATCCGCGTGAACGCGCTCAAGAATACGCTCACCAACGTGTTCCTGCTTATCAGCACCACTGTACTCGGCATCGCAGGCAAAATCAACTGGCCCATCGCCATTGTGATGGCAGCGGGTGCCTGGCTGGGCGGCTACTGCGGAAGCTTTTTGCAGCGCAAAAAAGGCAACAAGTTCATACAGCACTTCATCAGTGCGACAAGCATAGCGATGGCTATTTACTTGGTCATTGACCTCATTATCAGCTAG